Proteins encoded together in one Candidatus Hydrogenedentota bacterium window:
- a CDS encoding ATP synthase subunit I — MKQMRRWVAGLGAVVLALCGVGTAWFDTVAAVGLVLGGLAGLLGFWLLASRVERLRGRVPARPGRFWFVWTTVRLGLYAAVLLGGWRLDPERLYALMAAAIGLVLMQPVQVAAALLSLERGVVKQNGEAKEVERKS, encoded by the coding sequence TTGAAGCAGATGCGCCGCTGGGTGGCCGGACTGGGCGCGGTGGTGTTGGCGCTGTGCGGCGTGGGAACGGCCTGGTTTGACACGGTGGCGGCCGTCGGCTTGGTCTTGGGCGGTTTGGCCGGGCTGTTGGGTTTCTGGCTGCTGGCGTCGCGGGTGGAGCGGCTGCGCGGCCGCGTGCCGGCGCGCCCCGGGCGGTTCTGGTTCGTGTGGACCACTGTGCGGCTGGGGCTGTATGCAGCGGTGTTGCTGGGCGGGTGGCGGCTGGACCCGGAGCGTCTGTACGCGCTGATGGCGGCGGCGATTGGGCTGGTGCTGATGCAGCCGGTGCAGGTGGCTGCGGCGCTGTTGAGTCTTGAGCGCGGCGTAGTTAAACAGAATGGAGAGGCGAAGGAAGTTGAACGCAAATCCTGA